In Flammeovirgaceae bacterium 311, one DNA window encodes the following:
- a CDS encoding polysaccharide deacetylase (COG0726 Predicted xylanase/chitin deacetylase) — protein sequence MKKLELNQKIVTYHKISAQNKLPAHFKIYQEQQVLITVDDGDVSFYQYMFPILKEFKLPAILFIITGLIDTKIPFWWDELVYLLGAAEGEKKVWEVKEWPNYKRLEYLKQLRKSSGKPLLEQVQLTSDQLLEMQAAGITIANHSHTHPMFDRCTEEEMRVEFEKSRQFFEEKGLKGYDLFAYPNGNYSSLTEKVAKEEGISRAFLFDHQVPGKKTNPYRISRLSVTDKTSVKKLQFILSGWHSKFVPVSKKIYKILNG from the coding sequence ATGAAGAAGTTAGAACTTAATCAAAAAATAGTTACCTACCATAAAATAAGTGCTCAAAATAAACTTCCTGCTCATTTTAAGATTTATCAGGAGCAGCAGGTGCTGATTACGGTAGACGATGGCGATGTTTCCTTTTACCAATACATGTTTCCCATTCTGAAGGAGTTTAAGCTCCCTGCTATCCTGTTCATTATTACCGGTCTGATCGATACAAAGATTCCTTTCTGGTGGGATGAGCTGGTATATCTGTTAGGAGCAGCAGAAGGTGAAAAGAAAGTTTGGGAGGTTAAAGAGTGGCCTAATTACAAAAGGCTGGAATATTTAAAGCAGCTCCGAAAGTCTTCGGGCAAACCCCTGCTTGAACAGGTGCAGCTAACCTCTGATCAACTGCTTGAAATGCAGGCCGCCGGCATTACCATTGCCAATCATTCTCATACCCACCCCATGTTCGACAGGTGTACGGAAGAAGAGATGCGGGTGGAGTTTGAAAAATCCAGACAATTCTTTGAAGAAAAGGGCCTTAAGGGATATGATCTGTTTGCTTACCCCAATGGCAACTACAGCTCATTAACCGAAAAGGTAGCTAAGGAAGAAGGGATTAGCCGGGCTTTTTTATTTGATCATCAGGTACCGGGAAAGAAGACAAACCCCTACCGGATATCTCGATTAAGCGTAACAGATAAAACCAGCGTAAAAAAACTGCAGTTTATATTGAGTGGCTGGCACAGCAAATTTGTGCCTGTCAGTAAGAAAATCTATAAAATATTAAATGGCTGA
- a CDS encoding sulfotransferase family protein (COG0457 FOG: TPR repeat), translated as MSLLDRSGRNIYNKKWVFIIGCYNSGTTLLEQVLSTHPAMSSLNDEGVVLTDELLRPEDFAWRRMWQTCEEEIKIDRSEAAEKAVRIKRHWSHFYNLRKPVLLEKSIANTTRIDFFNRYFEDAHFIHLVRNGYAVAEGIHRKAVVMEGNPSFREGAQYPIEYCARQWARSLELVAQTRENVDRFYEITYERFTENPDEVLREITDFIGVEPFENTFKGNVFKVHNLESSIRNMNEKSLKKLTEPEIALINKEASSYLARYGYLMKA; from the coding sequence ATGTCGCTGCTGGACAGGAGCGGGAGAAATATTTATAATAAAAAATGGGTCTTTATTATTGGGTGTTATAATTCCGGCACTACACTTCTGGAGCAGGTGCTGTCCACACATCCGGCCATGAGCTCTTTGAATGATGAGGGGGTGGTACTCACTGATGAATTATTGCGGCCTGAGGATTTTGCCTGGCGCCGGATGTGGCAGACCTGTGAGGAAGAAATAAAAATAGATAGAAGTGAGGCAGCCGAAAAGGCTGTTAGGATCAAGAGGCACTGGTCTCACTTTTATAATCTTAGAAAACCTGTGTTGCTGGAAAAGTCAATTGCCAACACCACCAGAATTGATTTTTTTAACCGCTATTTTGAAGATGCCCATTTTATACATCTTGTCAGGAACGGCTATGCAGTAGCGGAAGGTATACACCGTAAAGCAGTGGTGATGGAGGGAAACCCCAGCTTTAGAGAAGGCGCACAATATCCTATAGAATACTGTGCCAGGCAATGGGCCAGAAGTCTGGAGTTGGTAGCACAGACCAGAGAGAATGTCGACCGGTTCTATGAAATCACCTACGAAAGGTTTACCGAAAACCCTGATGAGGTGCTGCGGGAAATCACGGATTTTATTGGCGTAGAGCCTTTCGAAAATACATTTAAAGGCAATGTATTTAAGGTACACAACCTGGAGAGCAGCATCCGGAACATGAATGAGAAAAGTTTAAAAAAACTCACCGAACCGGAGATAGCGTTGATCAATAAAGAAGCATCCTCTTATCTGGCCCGGTACGGATACCTGATGAAAGCATGA
- a CDS encoding capsular polysaccharide biosynthesis glycosyl transferase (COG0438 Glycosyltransferase) produces MRILFVQDSLGTGGAERSNAYLWYYLRAQGVEFRIIVLGHRKEGIEQEILSEGFQVTFLKRGSYLKNGREIAGIIKAYKPAVVHSVLYESNLRVRFAKFFTQFYHVESLVNCTYAPIRFKDPRVSTPGLYLAKYIDYFTRSRGVDHSIAITREVAKHYQEQFNIPSSGMSVIFRGRKENQHLAERAAHRQKINKELGIAADKVVLIHVGRQEYQKGHITLLESLANIYGSSKETWNKIEFLFCGRMGNASADIDAFTEAHPELTEKLHWLGHRHDVLQLLAAADVFVFPSLYEGLGGSLIEAQAAALPIVCSDIPVLHEVVKEGKNALMFPVTDPGSMANQLIRVINNPEQRKSMREYSLRNYQEKFRLQNINEEMLNFYRKVSG; encoded by the coding sequence ATGAGAATACTTTTTGTACAGGATAGCCTTGGAACCGGTGGAGCAGAACGCTCCAATGCCTACCTATGGTATTACCTAAGAGCCCAGGGTGTTGAATTTAGAATAATTGTACTGGGGCACCGGAAAGAAGGAATTGAACAGGAAATATTGTCGGAGGGGTTTCAGGTAACTTTTCTGAAACGGGGAAGCTATTTGAAAAATGGCCGTGAAATTGCCGGTATCATAAAAGCATACAAGCCTGCCGTGGTTCATTCCGTACTCTATGAATCTAATTTGCGTGTGCGGTTTGCAAAATTTTTCACCCAGTTTTATCATGTGGAAAGTCTGGTAAACTGTACATATGCACCTATCCGGTTCAAAGATCCAAGAGTGAGTACTCCTGGTCTGTACCTGGCAAAGTACATAGATTATTTTACCAGATCCAGAGGTGTAGATCATTCTATTGCTATTACCCGCGAAGTGGCAAAGCACTACCAGGAACAGTTTAACATTCCCTCCTCCGGAATGTCAGTTATCTTCAGGGGCCGAAAAGAAAACCAGCACCTGGCAGAAAGGGCCGCTCACCGTCAGAAAATAAACAAAGAGCTGGGTATTGCAGCAGATAAAGTAGTGCTGATACATGTAGGCAGGCAGGAGTACCAGAAAGGACATATCACCTTACTGGAGTCATTAGCTAATATTTATGGTAGCAGTAAGGAAACCTGGAATAAGATTGAATTTTTATTTTGTGGCAGAATGGGCAATGCCTCTGCCGATATTGATGCTTTTACAGAAGCACATCCAGAGCTTACTGAAAAATTGCACTGGCTGGGGCACCGGCATGATGTACTCCAACTGTTAGCAGCCGCAGATGTGTTTGTATTTCCCTCCTTATATGAGGGCCTGGGAGGCTCACTGATTGAAGCACAGGCTGCAGCCCTGCCAATTGTATGCTCTGATATTCCTGTGCTCCACGAGGTGGTGAAAGAAGGAAAGAATGCACTTATGTTTCCGGTAACAGATCCAGGCTCAATGGCAAATCAGCTCATCAGGGTGATCAACAACCCGGAGCAGAGAAAAAGCATGCGGGAATACAGCCTTAGAAACTATCAGGAGAAGTTCAGGTTACAAAATATAAATGAGGAAATGCTGAATTTTTACAGAAAAGTAAGTGGATAA
- a CDS encoding nucleoside-diphosphate-sugar epimerase (COG0451 Nucleoside-diphosphate-sugar epimerases), protein MELKNKQVLVTGADGFIGSHLVERLLEEGCKVKAFVYYNSFNSWGWLDNFPKEKLSQVEIFSGDIRDPNGVRTAMKGVEVVFHLAALIAIPFSYHSPDSYIDTNVKGTLNIVQAAKDLGVERVLVTSTSEVYGTAQYIPIDEKHPRQPQSPYSASKIGADCIAESFYRSFNLPLTIVRPFNTYGPRQSARAVIPTIITQLLNGKTEIKLGDLTPTRDLLFVKDTANGFVEIAKSDSLMGEDCNIATESEISIGELAQGIIDQINPQAKIVQDEERLRPAKSEVFRLYGAKSKIMENTSWQMKYSLEEGLRETIAWFSNKENLGHYKADIYNI, encoded by the coding sequence ATGGAACTTAAAAACAAACAAGTACTGGTAACAGGAGCTGATGGCTTTATAGGAAGCCATTTAGTTGAACGATTGCTTGAAGAAGGTTGTAAAGTAAAAGCATTTGTGTATTATAACTCCTTTAACAGCTGGGGTTGGCTGGATAATTTTCCAAAGGAAAAGCTCTCGCAGGTAGAAATATTTTCCGGTGATATCAGGGATCCTAATGGCGTACGTACTGCCATGAAAGGAGTGGAGGTTGTGTTTCACCTGGCTGCGCTGATTGCCATACCCTTTAGCTACCACTCGCCCGATAGCTACATAGATACGAATGTGAAGGGAACCCTGAATATTGTACAGGCTGCCAAAGACCTGGGGGTAGAGCGTGTACTGGTTACTTCTACCTCTGAGGTGTATGGCACGGCACAGTATATCCCCATCGACGAAAAACATCCAAGACAACCCCAGTCTCCCTACTCAGCTTCTAAAATTGGGGCCGACTGCATAGCCGAATCTTTTTACAGGAGCTTTAACCTGCCGCTTACCATTGTCCGTCCGTTCAATACATATGGGCCCCGTCAATCTGCCAGGGCTGTGATTCCAACCATCATAACACAGTTGCTCAATGGTAAAACAGAGATCAAGCTGGGAGACCTGACACCTACCCGGGACCTGCTCTTTGTAAAAGATACCGCCAATGGTTTTGTAGAAATCGCCAAGTCAGATAGCCTGATGGGTGAAGACTGCAACATTGCTACTGAGTCAGAAATATCCATTGGAGAACTTGCTCAGGGCATCATAGACCAGATCAACCCACAGGCAAAAATTGTACAGGATGAGGAGCGTCTAAGGCCTGCAAAGAGTGAAGTTTTTCGTCTTTATGGAGCCAAAAGCAAGATTATGGAAAACACCAGCTGGCAAATGAAGTACAGCCTGGAGGAGGGCTTGCGTGAAACTATTGCATGGTTTAGCAATAAAGAGAACCTGGGCCATTACAAGGCAGATATCTATAATATTTAG
- a CDS encoding putative PLP-dependent enzyme possibly involved in cell wall biogenesis (COG0399 Predicted pyridoxal phosphate-dependent enzyme apparently involved in regulation of cell wall biogenesis), producing the protein MGQSSKFSHIITFIKSLFPGQDFIPLHEPRFVGNEKKYVADAIDSTFVSSVGAYVNRFEEMMQEITGAKYAVATVNGTAALHMALLVAGVKQGDEVLSQDLSFIATANAISYLGAKPVFLDIDQKTLGLSAAKLEAFLEQWGQKTAKGTINKKTTKRIAACVPMHSFGFPCEIDKIASICRQWQIPLVEDAAESLGSYYKKKHTGTFGLLGTYSFNGNKTITCGGGGAIVTNDEQLARLAKHLTTQAKVPHAWEFNHDYIGYNYRMPNLNAALACAQLEQLHHFVENKRQLAQTYQAFFEQMTGMEFFKEEQDAKANYWLNVLLLESREERDAFLTEANQNGVMVRPAWTLMHKLPMFRDSQHDDVAVSQWAEDRLVNIPSSVRLT; encoded by the coding sequence ATGGGGCAAAGCAGCAAGTTCAGCCATATTATCACATTCATTAAATCGCTGTTTCCGGGGCAGGATTTCATTCCCCTGCACGAGCCCAGGTTTGTGGGTAACGAGAAAAAGTATGTGGCAGATGCCATAGACTCTACTTTTGTCTCTTCTGTTGGGGCTTATGTGAACCGCTTCGAGGAAATGATGCAGGAAATTACAGGCGCAAAGTATGCCGTTGCTACTGTAAATGGTACCGCTGCCCTGCATATGGCCCTTTTGGTGGCCGGTGTTAAGCAGGGCGACGAAGTGCTGTCGCAGGACCTAAGCTTTATTGCTACGGCCAATGCCATTAGCTACCTGGGAGCAAAACCGGTTTTTCTGGATATTGACCAAAAGACCCTGGGCTTATCGGCAGCAAAACTGGAGGCTTTTTTAGAGCAGTGGGGACAGAAAACAGCCAAAGGGACCATCAATAAAAAAACTACAAAGCGAATTGCGGCCTGCGTGCCAATGCATAGTTTTGGCTTTCCCTGCGAAATTGACAAAATAGCTTCTATTTGCCGCCAGTGGCAGATACCCCTGGTGGAAGATGCCGCAGAATCGCTGGGAAGCTACTACAAAAAGAAGCACACAGGCACATTTGGATTGCTTGGCACCTACAGCTTCAATGGCAATAAAACCATTACCTGTGGCGGTGGCGGCGCTATTGTTACCAATGATGAGCAGCTGGCCAGGCTGGCCAAGCACCTTACCACACAAGCAAAAGTACCACATGCATGGGAGTTTAACCACGACTACATTGGCTACAATTACCGCATGCCCAATCTCAATGCTGCCCTGGCATGTGCCCAGCTGGAGCAATTGCACCATTTTGTGGAAAACAAACGTCAACTTGCCCAAACCTATCAGGCATTTTTTGAGCAGATGACCGGCATGGAATTTTTCAAAGAAGAACAAGATGCAAAAGCCAATTACTGGCTTAATGTATTGCTGCTGGAGAGCCGGGAAGAACGAGATGCATTTTTAACAGAAGCAAATCAGAATGGTGTAATGGTGCGGCCTGCATGGACGCTGATGCACAAACTTCCTATGTTCAGGGACAGCCAGCACGATGATGTTGCAGTTAGCCAGTGGGCAGAAGACAGACTGGTAAATATTCCAAGCAGTGTCAGACTAACGTAA
- a CDS encoding sugar O-acyltransferase, sialic acid O-acetyltransferase NeuD family protein (COG0110 Acetyltransferase (isoleucine patch superfamily)), which produces MRKIALFGYSGHAYVVADALTAGGDHIMGYYEREKAASNPFNIPWLGYEQEEGVLEVLEDQEAFAALGVGENRIRKKIMLFLKDQGVQCTRVIHPASIVSGMAGVEEGSFVAAGVKVNALATVGAGVILNTGCIIEHECTIGSFVHIAPGAVLAGSVSVGENSFIGANAVIKQGVRIGSNVIIGAGSVVLKDISDNQTWVGNPARRIK; this is translated from the coding sequence ATGAGAAAAATTGCACTTTTTGGCTATTCTGGCCATGCCTACGTAGTGGCCGACGCTTTAACCGCTGGCGGAGATCATATAATGGGGTATTATGAGCGTGAGAAAGCTGCCTCCAATCCTTTTAACATACCCTGGCTGGGTTATGAGCAGGAGGAGGGGGTACTGGAGGTACTGGAAGACCAGGAGGCTTTTGCGGCGCTTGGTGTTGGAGAAAACAGGATCAGAAAAAAGATCATGCTTTTTTTGAAAGATCAGGGCGTACAATGCACGCGGGTAATCCATCCTGCTTCTATCGTTTCAGGAATGGCAGGCGTAGAGGAGGGTAGTTTTGTTGCTGCAGGCGTTAAAGTGAACGCACTGGCTACTGTAGGGGCAGGCGTAATTCTCAATACAGGCTGTATTATAGAACATGAGTGCACCATTGGCAGTTTTGTTCATATAGCCCCCGGTGCTGTGCTTGCCGGTAGTGTTAGTGTTGGGGAAAATAGCTTTATAGGGGCCAATGCCGTGATTAAACAAGGCGTACGTATAGGCAGCAATGTAATTATAGGTGCAGGTTCTGTTGTGCTGAAAGATATTTCCGACAATCAAACCTGGGTAGGAAACCCTGCAAGAAGAATAAAATAA
- a CDS encoding N-acetylneuraminate synthase (COG2089 Sialic acid synthase), whose amino-acid sequence MNKTLIIAEAGVNHNGDLALARQLIDAAAEAGADYVKFQTFKAHKLVSKSAKQADYQVKNQSGQADDTQYSMLKKLELSEKDHYELQQYTEEKGIKFLSTGFDYDSIDFLDSLGLALFKIPSGEITNKPYLKHVGSKGKPVILSTGMASLKEIEEAIDVLEAAGLKKPQISVLHCNTEYPTPMEDVNLKAMLTIREAFKINVGYSDHTLGIEVPVAAVAMGATIIEKHFTLDNNLPGPDHKASLNPEELKSMIKAIRNIEMALSADGRKVPSTSEAKNKSLVRKSLYFNGSYPEGTLLQEHHFIAMRPASGISPMQIDDFVGRTLKKGVQEGELVEFNHFS is encoded by the coding sequence ATGAATAAAACACTAATTATAGCCGAAGCAGGTGTAAACCACAACGGCGATTTGGCCCTGGCCAGGCAGCTGATCGATGCAGCTGCAGAAGCAGGAGCAGATTATGTTAAGTTTCAAACATTTAAGGCCCACAAGCTGGTGAGCAAATCTGCCAAACAGGCCGATTATCAGGTAAAAAATCAGAGCGGACAGGCCGATGATACCCAATACAGCATGCTGAAAAAACTGGAGCTGTCTGAAAAGGATCATTACGAGCTGCAGCAATATACAGAAGAGAAAGGTATCAAATTTCTATCTACCGGTTTCGATTATGACAGTATAGATTTCCTTGACAGCTTAGGGCTTGCACTTTTCAAGATTCCCTCTGGAGAAATTACCAATAAACCATACCTGAAGCATGTGGGAAGTAAGGGCAAACCGGTTATCCTTTCTACAGGCATGGCATCTTTAAAGGAAATAGAAGAAGCTATAGATGTTCTGGAAGCAGCAGGCCTGAAAAAGCCACAGATATCAGTTTTACACTGCAATACAGAGTATCCTACTCCTATGGAAGATGTAAACCTGAAAGCGATGCTGACCATAAGAGAAGCCTTTAAGATCAACGTAGGTTATTCCGATCATACCCTGGGCATAGAGGTGCCTGTGGCTGCAGTGGCAATGGGGGCCACTATCATAGAAAAGCACTTTACTCTAGATAACAACCTGCCCGGGCCGGATCATAAAGCATCTTTAAATCCGGAGGAGCTGAAATCTATGATAAAGGCCATCCGTAACATAGAAATGGCACTTAGTGCCGACGGAAGAAAAGTACCGAGCACATCCGAAGCTAAGAACAAGTCCCTGGTTAGAAAGAGCCTTTATTTTAATGGCAGTTATCCGGAAGGAACCCTACTGCAGGAGCATCATTTTATTGCCATGCGGCCTGCCAGCGGTATTAGTCCTATGCAGATTGATGATTTTGTAGGCAGAACACTTAAAAAAGGAGTACAGGAAGGCGAGCTTGTTGAATTTAACCATTTCTCATGA